One Spirochaeta africana DSM 8902 genomic window carries:
- a CDS encoding amylo-alpha-1,6-glucosidase: MCTENFRLLSGSRPAAAPPPTEREMVPPPQEWYQRLQIPVAAGESAAFVAGDGLDGYYDGRVGPEIAGSAYRHRSGYRFRYPRFRVDGIELAAAAAGFAILPDGWVAQWPNGCSARLAIHRDRRGVSLRLSVPRGSRLGVQAVIEGGTAADLAAADDSGGAALILPLAGFSEPAGQPGVFADRPPAEACPGWAAAMADSDCQVAPAVADPDGRPSPGDEVQHWLTSTGSCTSLTVSLGFGSTLQEALTTVRELFRVDPIAHEQVVRHELLTRSWFWCDEQPDYSRAVHWAAVAADSMVVREFGTGIWAGLPWFKDYWGRDTFITLPGALLVTGRFAEAREVIESFAELQCTDPDSRCYGRVPNRVTTPETAIYNTTDGTPWLLREIREYLDYTGDHRFAQRMYPTVERAIEGALRYWVDDEGFLTHDAADTWMDAKFDPGDRPAVTRPDADAQGLLPWSGRGSRAIEIQVLWHTALLAAVEVAAITGRQVQRDSWQAAAEHLAGNLLQRFWDPTRQRLADRLRPDDSPDWTMRPNQLMLLSLPLHDRPAPPGVEQAVVESAVPALVLPWGVLSLSPDHRDARGRSWFHPYHDNRPEYHKDAAYHNGAIWHWNAGFAVTALVRTGAADSAWELSRNLTAQLLELGCRGSLSENLDPLPRADGGLQPTGTFSQAWSVAEFARTAYQDYAGMRPDLLHGRVALYLGAPTTWREYQAGYAIGTAEHGGAGRLLVRYARAPRQSGGEEAMQLELRLCGYNAAVCVSIFIQKKTGAERAAEVTLEPEQAVQCTVAMPGSAKVPLAGPLARTGYDVLQGRDVLEGIIRRGEDLEAVEE; this comes from the coding sequence ATGTGTACAGAGAATTTCCGGCTGCTTTCCGGCAGCCGTCCGGCGGCGGCACCGCCCCCGACAGAGCGCGAGATGGTGCCGCCACCACAGGAGTGGTACCAGCGGCTGCAGATCCCGGTTGCTGCCGGGGAGTCGGCAGCATTTGTAGCCGGCGACGGGCTGGACGGCTACTACGATGGGCGGGTCGGGCCGGAGATTGCCGGGTCCGCCTACCGTCACCGCAGCGGCTACCGCTTTCGCTACCCCCGGTTCCGGGTTGATGGCATCGAGCTGGCAGCAGCCGCTGCCGGATTCGCCATTCTGCCGGACGGTTGGGTCGCTCAGTGGCCGAACGGCTGCAGCGCGCGGCTGGCAATCCATCGCGATCGGCGGGGGGTGAGCCTGCGGCTCTCGGTGCCGCGGGGCTCCCGGCTGGGGGTACAGGCAGTCATCGAGGGCGGCACCGCCGCAGATCTCGCTGCTGCCGATGATAGCGGCGGGGCGGCCCTGATCCTGCCGCTGGCGGGGTTTTCCGAGCCCGCCGGGCAGCCGGGGGTGTTTGCCGACCGCCCGCCGGCCGAGGCCTGCCCCGGGTGGGCAGCTGCCATGGCCGACAGCGACTGCCAGGTGGCACCTGCCGTCGCCGATCCCGATGGTCGGCCGTCACCCGGGGACGAAGTTCAGCACTGGCTGACCAGCACCGGGTCCTGCACCAGCCTGACGGTCTCGCTGGGCTTTGGCAGCACGCTGCAGGAGGCGCTGACCACTGTGCGCGAGCTCTTCCGGGTTGATCCGATCGCGCATGAGCAGGTGGTGCGGCATGAGCTTCTGACCCGCAGCTGGTTCTGGTGCGACGAGCAGCCGGACTACAGCCGGGCGGTGCACTGGGCAGCAGTCGCAGCCGACAGCATGGTGGTGCGCGAGTTCGGCACCGGGATCTGGGCCGGGCTGCCATGGTTCAAGGACTACTGGGGGCGTGATACCTTTATCACCCTGCCGGGGGCCTTGCTGGTAACCGGGCGCTTTGCCGAGGCGCGGGAGGTAATCGAGAGCTTTGCCGAGCTGCAGTGTACCGACCCCGACAGCCGCTGCTACGGTCGGGTACCGAACCGGGTGACCACCCCGGAAACGGCGATCTACAACACCACCGACGGGACCCCGTGGCTGCTGCGCGAGATCCGCGAGTATCTGGACTACACCGGCGACCATCGCTTTGCGCAGCGGATGTACCCGACTGTCGAGCGAGCGATCGAGGGTGCCCTGCGCTACTGGGTGGATGACGAGGGGTTTCTGACCCACGATGCCGCCGACACCTGGATGGATGCCAAGTTCGATCCCGGCGATCGCCCGGCGGTTACCCGCCCGGATGCCGATGCGCAGGGGCTGCTGCCGTGGTCGGGGCGCGGCAGCCGGGCGATCGAGATACAGGTATTGTGGCATACCGCCCTGCTGGCGGCGGTCGAGGTGGCCGCCATCACCGGCCGGCAGGTGCAGCGCGACAGCTGGCAGGCGGCAGCGGAACACCTGGCCGGCAACCTGCTGCAGCGTTTCTGGGACCCGACCCGGCAGCGGCTGGCCGATCGGCTGCGGCCGGATGACAGCCCGGACTGGACGATGCGTCCCAACCAGCTGATGCTGCTGAGCCTGCCGCTGCACGACCGCCCCGCCCCGCCCGGGGTTGAACAGGCGGTGGTGGAATCGGCGGTGCCGGCGCTGGTGCTGCCCTGGGGGGTACTGTCGCTGAGCCCCGACCACCGCGATGCGCGGGGGCGCAGCTGGTTCCACCCCTATCACGACAACCGCCCGGAGTATCACAAGGATGCGGCGTATCATAACGGGGCGATCTGGCACTGGAACGCCGGCTTTGCGGTGACGGCACTGGTTCGGACGGGGGCTGCCGACAGCGCCTGGGAGCTGAGCCGCAACCTGACCGCTCAACTGCTGGAGCTGGGCTGCCGGGGCAGCCTGAGCGAGAACCTGGATCCCCTGCCCCGGGCGGACGGGGGCCTGCAGCCCACCGGGACCTTCAGCCAGGCCTGGAGTGTGGCGGAGTTTGCGCGCACGGCCTATCAGGACTATGCCGGGATGCGGCCGGATCTGCTGCACGGGCGGGTTGCGCTGTACCTCGGGGCGCCAACAACGTGGCGGGAGTACCAGGCGGGCTATGCCATCGGCACGGCCGAACACGGCGGGGCCGGCCGACTGCTGGTCCGGTATGCACGAGCGCCCCGGCAGTCTGGCGGGGAGGAGGCCATGCAGCTGGAGCTGCGGCTGTGCGGGTACAATGCCGCTGTGTGCGTGTCGATCTTTATCCAGAAAAAAACTGGCGCTGAGCGGGCTGCAGAGGTTACACTGGAGCCGGAACAGGCGGTGCAGTGTACGGTTGCGATGCCGGGGTCTGCAAAGGTTCCCCTGGCGGGGCCGCTGGCACGGACGGGCTACGATGTACTGCAGGGCCGGGATGTGCTGGAGGGGATTATCCGGCGCGGCGAGGATCTTGAGGCTGTCGAGGAGTAG